The genomic stretch GACACTCAAATGAAATGAAACTAACTACTTGAATTTGGATTACACTTTAACAATGAAGTTAGGATTTTGAAAAGAAAAGGAAGAAGAAATATAATAGAGCGGGAAGCAATTATAGAGAactattgaagagatcaaagaaGAATAACTTACCAATTTATGATGAATGGAAGTGTAGAGGATGAAAGTAAGAGCCAGAGAAATTTCCGAGAGTGATGTGAGAGCGATCAAGTGAGAGCTAGAGAAACTTCCAGGAGCAATGTGAGAGCATTCGAATGAGAGCCAAAGAACCATGGAGGGGTCGAGCGAGAGAAAGAAAATTCTGATTTCTGAGAGCGATACAACAAGAGACAAACACTCTTAAGATGTCTTTGCCTATCAAATAAAACTGAATGGtgttttccttttttattttgtttaaaatCCTTTTCTCGTATTTATGTTTTTTTTCCTCAtatttctgttttttattttttcaaagTGAATTTTTTGGACCAAAACGAgtgttttttttataaattattagTATTTCATTTCTTcaaatttttaataattaaatatCTAAATTACCGAAGGTCAAACCGCAGGAAGAAATGATGGTACAATGGAAAATTACCTGCGACTAAGACTAAGCCTTGAGTATTGTAATTAAAAGATTTATCTTAGATTTTCAAATTTATCGATGCCGGTTAAAACCGTCTGTGTTTGAAATTTTGCCGACGACAACAAGATTGCGGATAGATATTTATGGTTAATTTTTTTTTGTCAATGTGCaatttaaaaaaaagaataaataaataaataaaattcattaaaatatTTGATTTATATACATtcaaatatttgattttttttattattactatAGTAATCTAGAAGGTTGGACTGTTTGAAATTTTGCCGATGACAACAAGCTCACGGGTAAATATTTATGgttaattttaattttcttttgtctatatataatataaaaaatgatttaattgaaatatattGACAGTATAAAAGGATTTTATACCGTCAATTAATTATGACCGTTGAATATTGAAatgaatttgatttttattttaaaaatctataaagtaatacagACGGGTGAGGATGATGAATCGacagtgtaaaaaaatttacactgACAGTAGATAGTAATTAATTGttataaaaaaatgaataaataaataaaattcattaaaatatTTGATTTATACATGTAcaaatatttgatttttttattattattatagtaATCTAGAATATCCTGGATATGTTGGAAACTCAATTTaaaatttctaagttaaaagAAAAACATAATAATCCTCTAATATTTGAACTTTGATACTTGTTAAACATTTTGATCTCCGCACAAAAAAAACAAATTATCAAATGTCTCATGCTCTCATCCTATGAAAACAACAAcatataattattaatttttttattgttGATTATTTTACAACATTAATTAAAAATACAAATCATTTTAAAAAGCTTGCTATCAAATCATCATACTCAGAGAAGTCTTCTGGAACCTCAGGCAAGACTTCATGGTTATTAATTCTCTTTGTTATTGTTGAATCATTTTCAACAACACAATCTTTCAACATATCTTCTAACACTCCTTGATTGACAGGAACAATGGGTTGCACCTCCGAAATAATTAGCGCAAATTCAGGTGAAAAATCTTGTAGATTTAACGATGCTTCTATTGAAAAATCGTTAACATCCATATTGATCGCTTTGTCCTCCATTGTTTCAAAATATGAAGCATTTCCTCCTTCAGAATTTTGTTTTCTGTCCTCCATCTCTTGAGAACACACATCATTTCCAGCTACAAGATTTTTCCCTTTGTCCTCAGTTTTTGGAAGACATAAAACATTATCAACTTCAGTGTTGATTTCGTTGTCCTTAACTTCAGAAGGACGAACAACCTTTTCTACAACATAATTGGTCTTTTTGTCCTCAATTTTTAAAAGAGGACAAGAAACATTTTCAGCTTCAACATTGTTCTCTTTGTTCTCAAGAATCTCTTCAGGGCGGGTGAGAGATTTAGTTGCAATATCGTTCTCCACTTCAGCAAGTTTTCTTTTTTGAACCTAATGAcgataaataaataaaaaaaaaatattaaattaagttTCAGTAAATATTTTTATGTAACAAAATTATTATTGATTATAATTTGATGTATCACCTTTTTCTTACAACTTCTTTTTCTCCTAGGTACGAAAGCAAGTAAATCAACAGGTCTTACTTGAGGCGTGTTGTTTTCATTAGCCTCAATTTCATAATTATTTTCTTCATCGTTATCTTCCTCGTCCTAAAAATTATTAAAACAAGTATAAGCACAGAAgtataaaataaaattttattttatactattaataatttaatttataaataataatacaataacaaaaatatataaatttttATTCATCACCTTTATGTTTCTTTTTCTCTTCTCCAACTTGGCATATCCTTCAGGAAGTAAGTTGTTTACGACTTCTATAACAGATCGTAATATTCTATCACCCGAGATGGTAGTGTGAATATAGTACTTCAAGAACCAacaaaatataaatataaatataaatgAGTTGTGTTATTATTGTTGAAAAGTATATATTGTATATCATATAATTACATAATAAATATAATCATGGACTTATGTAAAATAAATACAAAACCAAAATAATAAGAATATATGGAATTTTGTCCTAATATAAATAAATTAGAAACCTTGAATTATTTTTTGAGTAAACTAATACAAATTTTATTTTACCGTATCACATATTCCTGATCCTCTCTTTCGACATTCAACATCCCAACTTTCGAGATTAGACAGCATATTGTCTATGCCGGGAAAACATGTAAGATCAAAATCTTTAGGAAATGAAAAGGAAAAAGTTTTCCTTTTGAGTAGTATTGTTGTCAAATGCTTCTTGCGTCTTGATGATTCCTAGGAAACAAAACAATTATATGCAACAAAATAAAAGACCAAATGTTGTTAATTACTTGATGATATTCATAAttcattttggaaatttaaaagttgaatttcaaataGATATTGGAGACAAAAGTAATTGAAATGGTTTTCATTAAGGTTATAgaataaaatatattaattattgTCTCCAACTTAGCCTTTTTGCTTCAACTTTATAACACTAAACAAAATGACATGTTTATGAAAATAACTATAAGTAAAGTAAGGAAATTAGTATATGTACATAAACAGGTGCAATTTCAGCATTTGTTTTAATCATTTTACGACACTCAGCTCTAAAACCTTGTACTTTCTTCTGTgaaatataacaaaaaaaaaatacatgAGATTAGCTTGAAAACGATTGCGTATTTATAATAGAAAAATTAATTCAGAATGAACGAAAAGAAATTGAGTAGTACTTACATTAATATTGTGTCTCAGCAGGTAAGCCAGTTTTCGGCCATAAACAACATTTCCCTCATTGCTATTCATTCTTTAAAATGAGAAACAAAACTTAGGAATAATGTATGAACTTTTGTAAATTTATGGGTGATTATAAAACTTTGTATCTCTTTATATAGATAATGAGAAATTGGGAATTTAAAAGATGAAATTacaaaatattaaaatttattcACTAAATAATTTTGAATTTAACTTTAAAATATAGATAAATATTAGTCAAAGAAAAACTAAGTTATAAAATACCTAGATCTTAAAAATACCAGCGGCACTCTTTGTTTTTGgaaaatatgttattttaattttttttgttattcttcattttaacttctttttttatgttacaaaataaaaaaataatatatatatatatatatatatatatatatatatatatatatatatatatatatatatatatatatatatatatatatatataatatatatatatatatatatatatatatatatatatatatatatatattatatatatatattaaatattgAACAAACATAAAATAATCCAGTTGTATATCAATAAAAAATTTATAATGAagaaaaaaacataaaataacATATTTTCCAAAAACAAATTAGCAAAAAGAAGTATAAAACAATGAACATAGTTTTTTAAATCACCTTTTATTAAATTTTAATCATCAAATTCAAAGAACATAGACTTTAAAACCaccttttaaaaaaaattaagtttatCACTGAGTCAAAGAAAAAAATTCTTTTATGTTAAACATTGAACTTTTGAAAATGGATAGGAACAAAATAAAAAGGAAAttcttttaaaaataataaaaaggaAATTTATACAAAAAATTTATAAACAAATTCCTTTCATGAATAACAAAATCCTTTTAAGATTCATAACAATGATTTGTCAATTCTTTTTTGTCGATAGTAATGAGTGCGTTCAAAAAATTATACTTTTACAAAAATTTCTTTTCTAAAAAAGAATATTTATATAACTCTAATTATTATATTACTAAAATATTTATGAGAACTTTTTTTCTATGTTTGTTAGAATAGTTAAATGAATCCTGATAAGATTGCATATAAATAATAACACAAACTTTAAAACCacctttttaaaaaaataaagttTATCACTCCGtcaaagaaaaaaattattttatgaGAACTTTTATATAACTCTAATTATTATATTACTAAAACATTTATGAGAactttttttctatttttttgttAGAATAGTTAAATGAATCCTAATAAGATTGCATATAAATATTGACACAGACTTTAAAACTacctttttttttaaataaagtttaTCATCAGtcaaagaaaaaaattattttatgtTAAACAATGAACTTTTGAAAATGGATAGGAACAAAATAAAAAGGAAATTCTTATAAAAGTAATAAAAAGGAAATTTATACAAAAAGTTTATACAACAAATTCCTTTCATGAATAACAAATTCATTTTAAGATTCATAACAATGGTTTGTCAATTCTTTTTTGTTGATAGTAATTAATGCTTCAAAAAGTTATACTTTTTCAACAATTTCTTTTTTATAAAAGAATATTTATATAAGTCTAATTATTATATTACTAAAATATTTATGACAATTGTTTTTCAATTTTTTGTTAAAATAGTTAAATGAatcctatatatatatatatatatatatatatatatatatatatatataatatatatatatatataaatcaCAGGTCAGAGACTCTTTTGTCCAATACACTTATACCGGTTAACATTTTGATACATCTCTTCTTGAACATTTCGATACAAATAAGTCGGTCTCTTTATTCGaaccaaaggctcatgataccGATTTCAACATTGAATTAAGAGCAACACATAAGTGAGGGAGACATTACATATCCACCTAAAACCTTAATATGATAGATGTCTGAGTTCTCCCAtttataaatgctcaagtctccacatttaTAATCAATGTGAGACTCTAACTCACACTTGATTTATTATTCTTAATCGAAACTAACCTCTTAAGCTAGCATAAAAATAACTGTTAGATTGAATGAATATATGCTGAAATCGTAAGCGAATCACTTTtcttatagtatttcaagcaTTCTCGAATATCTTAGAGTTTCTATGCAAGAATATCCGAGATAATTCAGCCTATACTCGAGTTTGCACAAGACAGATGAAAATTCGAATGTAGAAAAAATATTCTGCAATTTATCTGAAGAGGATATGCATTTTGTGATGTGATTTTTGAATTCAAAATGATTTATTTATAGGTCATGTTTGTGTTGTTTCACAAGGTTGCGACCATTGATGAAACAACATCCTTTCATCACCATTTTTATCAAAAGATGTGTTGTTTCGCCAACAAGAACGCTTTCCAAGAGTTGCATGTCTTCATTCAGCAACACTTGTTTCCATATTCAAAATTCAAACTTAagtaaatataaaaaaaatgataaGTGCTCAAGTGTCGTCTACAAGCCGCCACTAGCATCTCTACATACACGCCCTCGAACTCGATTCCGGAGTTGGAGTCGTGTATGGATGAGACAAATGGTATAATGTTTGGAACCACCACACTAGCTTATGTGATATTTTTAATAATGGATACGAATAAGTTGTTCCAATAATTAAGTGTAACCAACCATTCCTATTACTATGCATATGAGTTGGTATAGTTTGAATTATTCATTGCTTAATACTAGGAATCAACAATAGGGTTCCCTTAAGATTAGGAATTAGTTATACACTCAAGTATCACTTGTATCTATAAATACTCAGCATTTATGGCTGGAACAGAATATAAAAGAATCATTCTCTTTATGGTATTCAGAGCGTAAAGCTTAAAAGCAATTTTTTTTCGATCCTTGTTATGCCTTCTGAACCGACGCCCACTATGTCGTCACCAGCCGACAAACTGATTGTCTTGAATGCTAGTTCTCAACTTTCCATTAAACTTGATGGAGACAATTATCCTGCCTGGAGAATTCAATTCATGGCTCTTTTAACAGGCTATGATCTTCTAGGTTATATTGATGGAACTACACCTTGTTCATAAAAACAGCTCGCAAATGATAACACCGATGTCAATCCAGACTTCACGAATTGGGTTCGACAAGATCAACTCATTCTACATGGTATTGTATCTTCGGTGCCTGCAACAGTGGTCACACACTTAGGAACTGTCAAAAGTTCCAATCAAGCATGAGAGATCCTTAAAACCATGTATGCGGGCCGCTCAAGAGTGTGGATTATTGCGCTCAAACAACGGATTTCCAATTTCAAAAAAGGAAACCAATCGATGGCTACATATCTACAAGGGATAAAGGCAATTTCGGATGAACTCTCAATCATTGGTCATCCCTTTGATGAAACTGATCTTGTTCTTCACACTCTCAATGGTTTGAGTGCTGAGTATCGTGAAATTTCCGCTGCACTTAGAAGCAGAGAAAGTCCTGTTGCATTTGCTGAACTTCATGAAAAACTGATGGATTTTGAAACAATTCATCATCAAGCTGATCCACTTGCAGTTGACAATGTGATTACCACTGCCAATGCAGCCACAAGAACAAAAAACTATCaccacaaaaacaacaacaaccgAAACCCTTCACCAACTTTGTGGAATGGAGAAAATAAGATGGTCTGTCAGTTTTGTGACAAGGCTGGTCACACTGCTAAGGTTTGCTACAGAATTAAGGGATTTCCTAAACGAAACGGCCCTAAACCAACAACGAACTTTGCTCAGAATCAGGCTGCACCACAACATGGTAACTGGGTCATGGATACAGGAGCATCTCATCATATTGCTCAGGACCTACAACAGCTTACCTTAACAAATTCCTATCCTGGAGCAGATCGGGTGATTGTTGGTGATGGAACAGGTTTGGAAATTACTCACACTGGTAACTCTGTTATTAATACTTCTGTCAAACCTCTTCATCTTAAACAAGCCTTATGTGTTTCTAAAATTCAATCTAACCTTTTGTCTATTTCCAAGTTATTTCAATATAATAGTTGTTCTGTTGAATTTCTTGCAAACCATTTTGTTGTCAAGGACTTGACCTCGGGTCAACCACTGCTTCAAGGACCACTTAAATAAGATCTTTATCATCTATCCAATGCATTTAGTTCATCTAGTCCACCGCAAGCATTGCATACAAGCATTCATTCTACATCTACATGGCATCATAAATTAGGACATCCTTCTTTCAAAATAATAAAGCATCTGACTGACAGTCATCATCTACCAATAAAGCTTTCGGCCTCACATGAGTGTACTTCCTGTCACTGTGCAAAAAGCCACAAGCTTCCTTTTTCAAATCATCATCTCACAAGCAGCAAACCTTTGGAACTTTTGTACTCTGATGTTTGGGGCCCAGCTCCTGTTAGATCAGTAGATAgttttttatattatttaatcATTGTTGATCATTTTTCCAAATATGTCCGGTTGTACCCCATGAAACATAAGTCAGATGTCTTCTCTATTTTTGTTCAATTCAAGTCCATTGTTGAAAAATCCTTTAATTTTCCGATTGTTTCCCTTTTCACTGATAACGGTGGAGaatttatcaaattaaaatctTTTCTTACCAATAATGGCATTTCTCATTTAACTTCACCTCCCCACACACTTGAGGTAAATGGCACAGCAGAGAGGAGACACAGACATGTTGTTGAAACGAGTCGTGCTCTTTTGCATCATGCTAATTTACCTTCCCAACTATGGTCATTTGCTTTCACCACTGCTGTGTATCTTATTAACAGGATGCCTAAACCAATCATTAATATGATCTCTCCCTTTGAAATATTATTTAAAAGCAAACCAGCTTATCATACACTTCATTCATTTGGCTGTTTGTGCTTTCCTTGGCTAAAACCATATATGCAAAATAAGCTCCAACCCAGGTCTAAACCTTGCATCTTCCTAGGCTATTCAACGTCTCAGCATGCATATTTTTGTCTTGAACCTTTGTCAAATAGGATATATGTATCTAGACATGTCCACTTTGTGGAAAACTCATTCCCCTATCAATCCCTAATTAATTTGTTATCTACTTGTCCTCCAATTCCATCACATGACTCTTCGGTACATAGTATTATTCATGTTACCCAAGATCAAAATTCAGCTCAGGAACCAAACCAGTCCCTAGCACATGAGTCATCCACACCTGAGCCATCAGTCCCGGTATCGAGTCTCACAACAGATCCGATATCAAGTCCTCCACCAGTCCATGAGTCAATGAAACCTATCGAGTCGTCTGTAACAACAGAGATACCAGTGACTAGTGATAACCTAACAAGCTCTACCACCAACACTGCATCTGATCCGGTTCCAACTTCAACGACAAATAATCCTGTTCAACGTGCTCCTATCGTAACAAGGTCACAAAATAATATATTCAAACCCAAGAAAGTATTTATTGCCTCTAAACATGACTTGCAGGAAAATCTTGAGCCATCTACTATTACTCAAGCACTTAAAATACCACACTGGAGAGATGCTTGTTCGACTGAATTTAATGCACTCATGAATAATGGTACTTGGACCTTGGTTCCCCGTCAGGCTCATACTAATTCAGTTGGCTGTAAATGGTTGTTTCACATCAAAAGAAATCCTGATGGAAGTGTGGCACGATATAAAGCAAGGTTGGTTGCAAAAGGATTCACTCAAACACCTGGTCTTGATTTTAAGGAAACATTCGCACCGGTTGTGAAACCTCAAACTATTAAAGTGGTTCTCACTTTAGCACTTGCTCAAGGGTGGTCCTTACACCAAATGGATGTTAATAATGCCTTTTTGCAGGGAAAATTGACTGAAGATGTCTACATGCAACAGCCACCCGGATTTATTCATTCTGAATTTCCTCAACATGTATGCAAACTCAAGAAGGCTATCTATGGTTTACGACAAGCACCTCAAGCATGGCATGATTCTCTCAAGGCCTTTGTTCTTTCTATTGGGTTTCAAACAAGCCTAAGTGATTCATCCTTGTTTATTTACAATAAACATGGTGTACAAGCTTTCTTATtagtatatgttgatgacttACTTTTGACGGGCAGTGGATACTACCTTTTTAACTCACTTCATGATAGAACTTTCCAATAAGTTTTCGCTCAAACAACTTGGTTTCCCTCATTATTTTCTTGGCATTGAAATGATCCCAACCAAGGAGGGTATGTTATTATCTCAACATGGTTATATTCGAGAACTCTTGGATAAGTTCAATATGGATGGAGCAAAGACCGTCAACACACCATTATGTATGACTACTCCTCTCAAACTAAATGATGGATCAGCCGCTGCCGACTCAAAGCTATTCCGTAGTATCATTGGTGCATTGCAATACGTTACTTTGACAAGGCCAGATCTGTCCTTTGCAATTAATAAATTGTCACAATTCATGCATTAACCAACACAACTGCATCTCCAGCAGCTCAAGCGAGTATTACGGTATCTAAAACATACTATTAATCATGCTTTGCGGCTAGCAAAACCACTTCATCTTAAACTGCAAGCCTTCACCGATGTTGATTGGGGAGGTAATTACGATGACAAAACATCTACTTCAGCTTACATAATTTACTTTGGAGGAAATCTTGTTTCATGGTTATCAAAAAGACAGAGAACAGTTGCAAGATCTTCCACAAAAGCCGAATACCGATCTGCTGCCAATACTACAGCTGAGATCATGTGGTTGCTCAATCTATTGAGTGAACTTGGAGTACCATCTCAAGTACCTACTCTTTTTTGTGACAATATTGGCACAACCTACTTATGCTCCAATCCAGTTTTTCACTCTCGAATGAAACACATTGCTCTAGATTATCATTTCGTGCGACAAATGGTTCAACTTAGAAACATACGAGTCTCTCATATTTCTACAAAGGACCAACCGGCAGATATTCTAACAAAGCCTATGCATCGAACCAGATTTTCATTTCTCAGAGACAAAATTTGTGTCATAGATGGTGACCCAATTTTGAGGGGGCATAATAATAGATAAGAATAAGTTGTTCCAATAATTAAGTGTAACCAACCATTCCTATTACTATGGATATGAGTTGGTATAGTTTGAATTATTCATTGCTTAATACTAGGAATCCACAATAGGGTTCCCTTAAGATTAGGAATTAGTTATACACTCAAGTATCACTTGTATCTATAAATACTCAGCATTTATGGCTGGAACAGAATATAAAAGAATCATTCTCTTTAGTTTTATCCTATTTTATTCTTTTGTTAAGTTAATAAAcataattatttatattttttttaatataagTGTCACTTTTTATATGGgattttttcaaatatttatttACATTTACTCACTTCTATTTTTCTTGTCATTTTAAAACATATTCATATTTATTGTTCATAAATTACAAAAATAACATCATCAAAATATAACGATAACAACTTTCTTGATGAAACATTGCTCGAGTAAATTTTCCACACTCAGAACTAATCATGAACACACACACAGAACTATGAACTCACAATGAGCTTTTTTTGGTAAAATAATTATTGTTCCAACATAGAGAACTAATCATGAACATGGAGAGCTAATCATGAACTCGCAATAAAATTTTATGTAAAAAAACAATAGTTCCAACACAGAGTTAATCACGAACCTTCACAAAAGAAAATTGTAAAAATGGTCTTTAAAATTTGTAGAATAGTGATAACAGAAAAAAAGTATACTTACATCTATGATTTTTCCTTTTTCATTCACATAATTTCCATACTTCTTTATTAAAGTTCAC from Lathyrus oleraceus cultivar Zhongwan6 chromosome 7, CAAS_Psat_ZW6_1.0, whole genome shotgun sequence encodes the following:
- the LOC127108489 gene encoding uncharacterized protein LOC127108489 encodes the protein MNSNEGNVVYGRKLAYLLRHNINKKVQGFRAECRKMIKTNAEIAPVYESSRRKKHLTTILLKRKTFSFSFPKDFDLTCFPGIDNMLSNLESWDVECRKRGSGICDTYYIHTTISGDRILRSVIEVVNNLLPEGYAKLEKRKRNIKDEEDNDEENNYEIEANENNTPQVRPVDLLAFVPRRKRSCKKKVQKRKLAEVENDIATKSLTRPEEILENKENNVEAENVSCPLLKIEDKKTNYVVEKVVRPSEVKDNEINTEVDNVLCLPKTEDKGKNLVAGNDVCSQEMEDRKQNSEGGNASYFETMEDKAINMDVNDFSIEASLNLQDFSPEFALIISEVQPIVPVNQGVLEDMLKDCVVENDSTITKRINNHEVLPEVPEDFSEYDDLIASFLK